One Actinomadura viridis genomic region harbors:
- a CDS encoding D-alanyl-D-alanine carboxypeptidase family protein, whose amino-acid sequence MSMNRATGNEGWRDRASTVTGYAAAGGTASGTRSPSSPGNVPVRRRERAAAALTLPLVTASLLAPAGAASAAPAAPAGPEALPAGARTSPVTPPGASPATAPGPSEPLGGAQLGGKGVVVDRQAGVPAAPKIKASSYLIADGDTGEVLAAKDAHGHYLPASTLKALTTLALVRRLDPAAVVRPTQETCDVEGTKVGMTPKMEYKVSDLFHALMMMSANDAALALAQANGGLEKTLADMNAEARRINARDTLAGSPNGLDKDLGLSVKTQHTSAYDLALILREGLKIPAFRTYMETIDHHFPAPPTKKERKRGKKVGGYPIHTHNRMLPGQSHEYKGMIGGKNGYTIAAHQTFVAAARRDGHTIIISLMRADEPPSRYAAKLLDWGFAARGKVRPVGTLVPPGDLTPKKKDGDAGGVLPTNPLTQDDSAGGWGLLLAGGAGAAAVAGGLLFLVARRRRGQEAGAAPDPLPPAPYDESIP is encoded by the coding sequence ATGAGCATGAACAGGGCGACCGGGAACGAGGGGTGGCGCGATCGTGCGAGCACAGTCACCGGGTACGCCGCCGCCGGCGGCACCGCGAGCGGCACGCGCTCACCGAGCTCACCGGGGAACGTGCCGGTGAGGCGCCGTGAACGCGCCGCCGCGGCGCTCACGCTCCCGCTGGTCACCGCGTCCCTCCTCGCCCCCGCGGGCGCGGCGTCCGCCGCCCCGGCGGCCCCGGCGGGGCCGGAGGCACTGCCCGCGGGCGCGCGCACCTCGCCCGTCACCCCGCCCGGCGCCTCCCCCGCCACCGCGCCCGGCCCGTCCGAGCCGCTCGGCGGTGCCCAGCTCGGCGGCAAGGGCGTGGTCGTCGACCGGCAGGCGGGCGTCCCCGCCGCCCCGAAGATCAAAGCGTCCTCGTATCTCATCGCCGACGGCGACACCGGCGAGGTGCTCGCGGCCAAGGACGCGCACGGCCACTACCTGCCGGCCAGCACCCTCAAGGCGCTCACCACGCTGGCCCTGGTCCGCAGGCTCGACCCGGCCGCGGTGGTCCGGCCGACCCAGGAGACCTGCGACGTCGAGGGCACCAAGGTCGGCATGACGCCGAAGATGGAGTACAAGGTCTCCGACCTGTTCCACGCCCTGATGATGATGTCGGCCAACGACGCGGCGCTCGCGCTCGCGCAGGCCAACGGGGGCCTGGAGAAGACCCTGGCCGACATGAACGCCGAGGCGCGCCGGATCAACGCCCGCGACACCCTGGCCGGATCGCCCAACGGCCTGGACAAGGACCTCGGGCTCAGCGTCAAGACCCAGCACACCTCGGCCTACGACCTGGCGCTGATCCTGCGCGAGGGGCTGAAGATCCCCGCCTTCCGCACGTACATGGAGACCATCGACCACCACTTCCCGGCGCCTCCCACCAAGAAGGAGCGCAAGCGCGGCAAGAAGGTCGGCGGCTACCCCATCCACACCCACAACCGGATGCTCCCGGGGCAGTCGCACGAGTACAAGGGCATGATCGGCGGCAAGAACGGCTACACGATCGCCGCCCACCAGACCTTCGTGGCGGCGGCCCGCCGGGACGGCCACACGATCATCATCTCGCTGATGCGGGCCGACGAGCCGCCCTCCCGCTACGCCGCCAAGCTGCTGGACTGGGGCTTCGCGGCACGCGGGAAGGTGCGGCCGGTCGGCACGCTGGTCCCGCCCGGCGACCTGACCCCCAAGAAGAAGGACGGCGACGCGGGCGGCGTGCTGCCCACCAACCCGCTGACCCAGGACGACTCCGCCGGGGGCTGGGGGCTGCTGCTCGCCGGAGGGGCCGGAGCCGCCGCGGTGGCCGGAGGGCTGCTGTTCCTGGTGGCACGGCGGCGCCGTGGCCAGGAGGCCGGCGCGGCCCCCGACCCGCTGCCGCCCGCCCCGTACGACGAGTCGATTCCCTGA
- a CDS encoding glutamate--cysteine ligase produces MAIDFKPSRGATLGVEWELQLVDAETRHLRQDAREVLAALPSLSEGGDNPKVRHELMESTVEVVTDISHTVGQATADLSATLAELRTAAAGLGITLACTGTHPISDWRDAVMAPVQRYADLVEQMQWLARRIQTFGVHVHVGVTDGAKAIPIVNALSAYLPHFLALTASSPYWSGNDTGLASSRAVVFGQLPTAGPPHLLDDWAAFEDYMDTLLRAGTIRSIKEVWWDIRPHPDFGTVEIRMFDGIPTLREVGMAAALCQCLVTLFEQQLDRGYTLPRPAAWVVRDNKWRATRYGLDAIVITDDAGGTAPLRDDLYELIRELEPVADRLGCAEELKVAGEVLEYGAPYERQRAIRAEGGSVPDMVDAAVMELAQDRFVTFGEVAHAGT; encoded by the coding sequence GTGGCCATTGACTTCAAGCCGTCGCGCGGCGCGACGCTGGGCGTTGAGTGGGAGCTCCAGCTCGTCGACGCGGAGACCCGGCACCTGCGGCAGGACGCCCGCGAGGTGCTGGCCGCCCTGCCCTCGCTCAGTGAGGGCGGTGACAATCCGAAGGTCCGGCACGAGCTCATGGAGTCCACGGTCGAGGTGGTGACCGATATCTCCCACACCGTGGGGCAGGCCACCGCCGACCTGTCCGCGACGCTGGCCGAGCTGCGCACCGCCGCCGCCGGGCTCGGCATCACCCTGGCCTGCACGGGCACCCACCCCATCAGCGACTGGCGGGACGCGGTCATGGCCCCCGTCCAGCGGTACGCCGACCTGGTCGAGCAGATGCAGTGGCTGGCCCGCCGCATCCAGACCTTCGGCGTGCACGTCCACGTCGGGGTGACCGACGGGGCCAAGGCCATCCCCATCGTCAACGCGCTCTCGGCCTACCTGCCGCATTTCCTCGCCCTCACCGCCTCCAGCCCGTACTGGAGCGGCAACGACACCGGCCTGGCCTCCAGCCGCGCCGTGGTCTTCGGCCAGCTCCCCACGGCCGGGCCGCCCCACCTGTTGGACGACTGGGCGGCGTTCGAGGATTACATGGACACCTTGCTGCGTGCGGGTACCATCCGCAGTATCAAGGAGGTGTGGTGGGACATCCGCCCGCATCCTGATTTCGGCACCGTCGAGATCCGGATGTTCGACGGGATCCCCACCCTGCGGGAAGTGGGCATGGCCGCGGCACTGTGCCAGTGCCTGGTCACGCTCTTCGAACAGCAGCTCGACCGCGGCTACACGCTGCCGCGGCCGGCCGCCTGGGTGGTACGCGACAACAAGTGGCGCGCCACCCGGTACGGACTCGACGCCATCGTCATCACCGACGACGCGGGTGGCACCGCTCCGCTCCGCGACGATCTCTACGAGCTGATCCGCGAGCTGGAGCCGGTGGCGGACCGGCTCGGCTGCGCCGAGGAGCTCAAGGTCGCCGGCGAGGTCCTGGAGTACGGGGCGCCGTACGAACGCCAGCGCGCGATCCGCGCCGAGGGCGGCTCGGTCCCGGACATGGTCGACGCGGCGGTCATGGAGCTCGCCCAGGACAGGTTCGTCACATTCGGGGAGGTGGCCCATGCCGGGACCTGA